A stretch of the Argentina anserina chromosome 6, drPotAnse1.1, whole genome shotgun sequence genome encodes the following:
- the LOC126798995 gene encoding cyanogenic beta-glucosidase-like codes for MSYMRPSSFCLMEHCWFCVLLGLDTRDYLPLSHTHRDFNDSSKSLVSVMTVRVCWFCRFYIMVSCLTSRTMEACFRRSCHDFEFSGQSSPAGTGALVNQKVSNLNKAPINSTGSESISRKDFPADFKFGCATSALQTEGSGTEGGRGPSTWDSYIQDSTPGIKFAVDSYHRYKEDVQLLKAMGVDTYRFSISWSRILPGGTIDEGINKEGINFYNNFINDLIANGITPFATLFHFDLPTTLDTKYNGFLSIVIVDDFKAYADLCFKTFGDRVKHWATINEPQVWGQYGFTNPDPNANAATDPFLSAHHVLLAHAAAAKLYKNTYQPSQGGEIGIPLVVEWFEPFEDTMPDKAAARRAFDFLVGWFMEPLLYGDYPLIMKALVKGGLPNFTNEEKELVKGSYDYIGVNYYTSRFAAPIAIVDDEEISDFDQFQHVNITVDGPDGEPIGTPTPGSSEIYVYPQGLKKALILLKEYGNPKF; via the exons ATGAGCTACATGAGGCCGTCCTCGTTTTGCTTAATGGAACACTGTTGGTTTTGTGTTCTTCTGGGTTTAGACACCAGAGACTACTTACCCTTATCTCATACACACAGAGATTTCAACGATTCCAGCAAATCCCTGGTTTCAGTGATGACTGTTAGGGTATGCTGGTTCTGCAGATTTTATATTATGGTGTCTTGTTTGACATCAAGAACAATGGAGGCCTGTTTCCGG agaaGCTGCCACGATTTTGAGTTTAGCGGTCAATCTTCACCAGCAGGTACAGGAGCCCTCGTTAACCAGAAAGTTTCCAACCTCAATAAGGCTCCGATCAATAGTACCGGAAGCGAGTCAATTAGCAGGAAAGACTTTCCGGCTGATTTCAAATTCGGTTGCGCCACTTCTGCTTTGCAG ACAGAAGGATCCGGAACTGAAGGTGGGAGAGGACCATCAACATGGGATAGTTACATACAAGATAGCACTCCAGGGATAAAATTTGCAGTTGATTCGTACCACCGATATAAG GAGGACGTGCAACTGCTCAAGGCAATGGGAGTGGATACTTATAGATTCTCCATATCTTGGTCAAGAATTCTCCCTG GGGGAACCATAGACGAGGGAATAAACAAGGAGGGTATCAACTTCTATAACAACTTCATCAATGACCTAATTGCGAATG GGATAACTCCATTTGCCACATTGTTCCACTTCGACTTGCCCACAACACTTGACACAAAATACAACGGTTTCTTAAGCATTGTCATCGT GGATGATTTTAAAGCCTATGCGGATTTATGTTTCAAAACTTTCGGCGATCGAGTGAAGCACTGGGCTACTATCAATGAGCCACAAGTATGGGGTCAATATGGCTTCACTAACCCAGATCCAAACGCAAATGCTGCCACTGATCCTTTCCTCTCTGCACATCATGTCTTATTGGCTCACGCTGCTGCTGCCAAACTCTACAAAAACACATACCAG CCATCACAAGGAGGAGAGATTGGAATTCCTCTAGTTGTTGAATGGTTTGAGCCATTTGAAGACACAATGCCAGATAAAGCTGCAGCTCGTAGAGCGTTTGATTTCTTAGTCGGATG GTTTATGGAGCCACTTTTATATGGTGATTACCCCTTAATCATGAAAGCTCTAGTAAAGGGTGGACTTCCAAATTTCACAAACGAGGAGAAAGAGCTGGTAAAAGGGTCATACGATTATATTGGGGTGAACTACTATACTTCCCGGTTCGCAGCTCCAATAGCAATAGTGGACGATGAAGAAATTTCCGATTTTGATCAGTTCCAGCATGTTAACATCACAG TGGATGGACCAGATGGGGAACCCATAGGCACTCCA ACACCAGGGAGCAGTGAGATCTACGTTTACCCACAAGGGCTGAAAAAGGCATTGATATTGCTGAAGGAATACGGCAATCCCAAATTTTAG
- the LOC126799560 gene encoding uncharacterized protein LOC126799560 encodes MASQAAAAFNGNMKKAVAGLRRINLDGLRWKVFDAKGQVLGRLASQISTVIQGKDKPTYAPNRDDGDMCIVLNAKDICVTGRKLTDKVYHWHTGYVGHLKERTLKDQMVKDPTEVIRKAVLRMLPKNKLRDDRDRKLRIFAGGEHPFGDKPLEPYMMPPRKVRGMRPRTRRALVRAQIKAGQQKQDINDLRKGSKKNRQRVP; translated from the exons ATGGCAAGCCAAGCAGCTGCGGCTTTCAACGGCAATATGAAG AAAGCTGTTGCTGGCCTGAGGCGGATTAATCTCGACGGGCTGCGGTGGAAAGTGTTTGATGCCAAAGGCCAG GTTCTTGGAAGGCTAGCTTCTCAGATATCAACTGTGATTCAAGGCAAGGACAAACCGACATATGCTCCAAATCGTGATGATGGAGATATGTGCATTGTGCTGAATGCAAAGGATATATGTGTTACAGGGCGGAAACTAACTGATAAAGTTTATCATTGGCACACGGG GTATGTTGGGCACCTCAAGGAAAGGACTTTGAAAGATCAGATGGTGAAAGACCCCACAGAAGTCATTCGCAAAGCTGTACTGCGTATGCTTCCTAAGAACAAATTACGTGAC GATAGAGATAGAAAGCTGAGAATTTTCGCTGGCGGTGAACACCCATTTGGTGATAAGCCCCTTGAACCATATATGATGCCCCCGCGTAAAGTAAGGGGAATGCGACCCCGTACAAGACGAGCCTTGGTCAGAGCTCAGATAAAGGCTGGGCAACAAAAGCAGGATATTAATGATCTACGAAAGGGCAGTAAGAAGAATAGACAAAGGGTACCTTGA
- the LOC126797883 gene encoding beta-glucosidase 24-like has product MALSLSFSLPASATRAPVSSFKRLPSRIPTVKAVGVFTSKSIDHRRAIRLKPCSALDDLTSRVVSAATDTTAAVVEAAAAVVATTAVIVTDTTTTEVTRDDFPADFKFGCATSAFQTEGSGTEGGRGPATWDSYIQDTTVNGTEIAVDSYNRYKDDVQLLKNMGVDTYRFSMSWSRLLPDGTIDGGINQEGIDFYNNFIDELIANGITPFVTLFHFDLPTPLNTKYNGFLSIDIVEDFKAYADLCFKTFGDRVKYWATINEPQVWGQYGFTNPAADANAATDPFISAHNVILAHATAAKLYKNTYQPTQGGEIGIPSVVEWFEPYEDTAQDRAAALRAFDFKTGWFVEPLIYGDYPFIMRALVGDALPEFTDEQKELVKGSYDYIGVNYYTARFATSVPITSSDVYTTMSDYQHATESVTGLDGENIGDATPGSTQIFVYPDGLRKGLILMKELYNNPKIYVTENGYPDARDDTLSVEEALIDDARIQHIKDHLAAVKAARAAGADVQSYLMWALLDCVEMGSGYAVRFGLNYTDYLNDLARTPKKSAAWLKDFLASTTTTST; this is encoded by the exons ATGGCTCTCAGTCTAAGCTTTTCGTTGCCAGCATCGGCAACAAGAGCACCGGTGAGCTCCTTCAAGAGACTACCAAGCCGTATTCCAACGGTGAAAGCCGTAGGTGTGTTCACATCTAAGAGTATTGACCATAGGAGGGCCATCAGACTTAAACCATGCTCCGCTTTGGATGATCTTACTTCCAGAGTAGTAAGTGCAGCCACCGATACTACGGCCGCGGTTGTGGAGGCCGCAGCTGCAGTAGTCGCCACAACCGCCGTGATCGTCACTGATACAACAACGACAGAAGTAACGAGGGATGATTTCCCTGCTGATTTCAAGTTTGGTTGCGCCACTTCTGCTTTCCAG ACAGAAGGATCTGGAACTGAAGGAGGGAGAGGACCAGCGACATGGGATAGTTACATACAAGATACCACAGTAAATGGCACAGAAATAGCTGTTGATTCCTACAACCGCTACAAG GACGATGTGCAACTGCTGAAGAATATGGGAGTAGATACATACAGATTCTCCATGTCCTGGTCAAGACTGCTGCCTG ATGGAACCATAGATGGTGGAATAAACCAAGAGGGTATCGATTTCTACAACAACTTCATCGACGAATTGATCGCGAATG GGATAACTCCATTTGTGACACTGTTCCACTTCGACTTGCCCACACCACTGAACACCAAGTACAACGGTTTCTTAAGCATCGACATTGT AGAGGATTTCAAAGCATATGCGGATTTATGTTTCAAAACTTTTGGTGATCGAGTGAAGTACTGGGCAACTATCAATGAGCCACAAGTGTGGGGGCAATACGGCTTCACTAACCCCGCCGCAGATGCAAATGCTGCCACCGATCCTTTTATTTCTGCGCACAACGTCATATTAGCCCATGCTACAGCAGCAAAACTCTACAAGAATACATACCAG CCAACACAAGGAGGAGAGATCGGAATCCCATCAGTGGTCGAATGGTTTGAGCCATACGAAGACACTGCACAAGATAGAGCTGCGGCCCTTAGAGCATTTGACTTTAAAACAGGATG GTTTGTGGAGCCCCTAATCTATGGTGATTACCCATTTATCATGAGAGCTTTGGTAGGGGATGCACTTCCAGAATTCACAGATGAGCAGAAAGAGCTGGTAAAGGGTTCATATGACTACATTGGGGTGAACTACTATACTGCCAGATTCGCTACTTCAGTACCGATAACAAGCAGTGATGTCTACACAACCATGAGTGATTACCAGCATGCTACCGAGTCAG TGACCGGACTAGATGGGGAGAACATAGGCGATGCG ACACCAGGGAGCACGCAGATTTTCGTGTATCCAGATGGGTTAAGGAAGGGATTGATTTTAATGAAGGAACTCTACAATAATCCCAAAATTTACGTTACTGAGAATG GATATCCGGACGCACGAGATGACACCCTTTCAGTTGAAGAGGCTTTGATTGACGATGCTCGGATTCAGCACATCAAGGATCACCTCGCTGCTGTCAAAGCCGCCAGAGC TGCGGGAGCAGATGTGCAGAGTTACCTAATGTGGGCACTGCTAGACTGCGTGGAGATGGGATCCGGTTATGCCGTTCGATTTGGCCTCAACTATACTGATTACCTCAATGATTTGGCCAGAACTCCGAAGAAGTCCGCCGCCTGGCTCAAAGATTTCTTGGCTTCAACCACAACCACTTCAACCTGA
- the LOC126797468 gene encoding LOW QUALITY PROTEIN: sister chromatid cohesion 1 protein 2 (The sequence of the model RefSeq protein was modified relative to this genomic sequence to represent the inferred CDS: substituted 1 base at 1 genomic stop codon), whose translation MFYSKCLLSSKGRLGSIWVAAYCFKRLKKSQVTETDISASVDKILEDDWDVIAYRVLAYLLLGVVRIYSKKVEYLFDDCHVVLTEINKFVVSTKEKEDTDTLRAPYDAVTLPERFELDAFDLGILEDVCGGNVLSYEAITLKDCPKGNAGQISSDMYDYEEFGACHGIFSANYIPVRDVLLSDGMDLDMELRVPSNEDNPDLNMENPRDSRFFQEETNVFQLKVPDLALPEDGTEGEARHDKPPDLMSEEKGLNHDTFCGIEEELLNQVEPVGENQETIEEQIRAPAIIQFSDGIQEEASLKPSFHVRSSRHGHQINQEEINVQLANQMYSLRADDSNPSNSETDGENLKSRTSSQEENMDLDKSHDFKKPRKPVLSSEEENNKDGEPTKLRDTIRPDNMNGQFTARRDSEALGVTTPKLRRVIPTPTIRKAAQISRKRKRKCTFDDMTVLPNAVIKQSINDASDLVSKRRKVPETALAVWRTCQIINLPRSFLEPSLPCVLDELKSLFHKSIIESAETAEPPANLKVLERPSNGRPEKVEIASRPPVLEHIEIEPGTSILWETEIAPGTPVLHSTSMKSFNSPRSPEAHDRDIPEPSGRIEEEPLMGNEQAYPSESVEVPSLDRDQEHDFNLLNEGSNLCDEVNPELDGWSKRTRVVARYLHRQFSNCKSRGEEEVNLLKVSEGKTKKENARLFYETLVLKTNGYVDVKQDEAYGNILLRKLDKWDQTWGDDGVNRDAFXPMVSCA comes from the exons ATGTTTTACTCAAAGTGCCTCTTATCAAGTAAAGGGCGTTTGGGCTCTATATGGGTTGCTGCTTATTGTTTCAAAAGGCTCAAAAAGTCCCAGGTGACTGAAACCGACATTTCTGCCTCTGTTG ATAAAATTTTGGAGGATGATTGGGATGTCATCGCATATAGGGTACTGGCCTACCTTCTTCTTGGTGTTGTTCGAATATACTCAAAAAAAGTTGAATACCTTTTCGATGACTGCCATGTTGTGCTAACTGAAATCAACAAGTTTGTTGTTAGCACAAAAGAGAAGGAAGACACAGATACGCTTCGTGCGCCTTATGATGCTGTTACCCTACCAGAGAGGTTTGAACTTGATGCGTTTGACTTGGGGATCCTTGAAGATGTCTGTGG AGGTAATGTATTATCCTACGAAGCTATCACACTTAAAG ATTGTCCAAAGGGAAATGCCGGACAAATTTCCTCAGATATG TATGATTATGAGGAATTTGGTGCCTGCCATGGTATCTTTTCTGCCAATTACATTCCAGTCAGAGA tGTACTTTTGTCGGATGGGATGGATTTGGATATGGAGTTAAGGGTGCCTAGTAATGAAGACAACCCAGATTTGAACATGGAGAATCCTCGAGACAGTAGGTTCTTTCAAGAAGAAACTAATGTTTTTCAGTTAAAGGTTCCAGATTTAGCATTGCCTGAAGATGGGACTGAAGGAGAAGCAAGGCACGACAAGCCTCCAGATCTTATGTCCGAGGAAAAGGGTTTGAACCATGATACATTTTGTGGCATTGAAGAAGAGCTATTAAACCAAGTTGAACCAGTTGGTGAAAATCAAGAAACTATTGAGGAGCAAATAAGGGCACCTGCTATAATCCAGTTTTCTGATGGAATTCAAGAAGAAGCAAGCCTGAAACCTTCCTTTCATGTTAGATCATCCCGTCATGGTCACCAAATTAATCAAGAGGAGATTAATGTGCAATTAGCAAATCAAATGTATTCACTTAGGGCTGATGATAGCAATCCAAGCAATTCCGAAACTGACGGGGAAAACCTGAAAAGTCGTACATCTTCTCAGGAAGAGAACATGGACCTTGATAAGTCTCATGACTTCAAGAAACCTCGAAAACCTGTTTTGTCATCTGAGGAAGAGAATAATAAAGATGGAGAGCCAACAAAGCTACGTGACACTATTCGGCCGGATAATATGAATGGTCAATTTACTGCGAGAAGAGATTCAGAGGCTTTAg GTGTTACTACACCAAAATTAAGGAGGGTTATCCCCACACCAACTATTAGGAAGGCTGCTCAAATTTctaggaaaaggaaaaggaaatgtACATTTGATGATATGACAGTGCTGCCTAATGC AGTAATCAAGCAAAGCATAAATGATGCGAGTGACCTGGtatcaaagagaagaaaggTTCCTGAAACTGCCCTTGCTGTCTGGAGAACCTGTCAGATTATAAACCTACCCCGAAGTTTCTTGGAACCATCTCTACCTT GTGTCTTGGACGAGCTTAAGTCCCTCTTCCACAAAAGCATAATAGAATCTGCTGAAACTGCGGAACCTCCAGCAAACCTAAAGGTGTTGGAACGTCCAAGTAATGGAAGACCTGAAAAAGTAGAAATTGCATCGCGGCCGCCTGTCCTTGAGCATATAGAAATTGAGCCTGGAACATCTATCCTTTGGGAAACAGAAATTGCACCAGGAACCCCTGTCCTTCACTCTACATCAATGAAATCATTCAATAGTCCAAGGAGCCCTGAAGCTCATGATAGGGATATACCTGAGCCATCTGGAAGGATAGAGGAAGAGCCATTGATGGGAAATGAACAAGCTTACCCATCTGAAAGTGTAGAAGTGCCATCTTTGGACAGGGATCAGGAGcatgatttcaatttattgaatGAG GGGTCTAATTTATGCGATGAAGTTAACCCTGAACTCG ATGGGTGGTCAAAAAGAACCAG AGTGGTTGCAAGGTACTTGCATAGACAATTCAGCAATTGTAAAAGTCGGGGAGAGGAAGAAGTGAACTTGCTGAAGGTTTCAGAAGGAAAAaccaagaaagaaaatgcaagGTTGTTTTATGAGACACTG GTGTTGAAAACCAATGGGTATGTGGATGTGAAACAAGATGAAGCATATGGTAACATTCTACTCCGGAAACTCGACAAATGGGATCAAACGTGGGGAGACGATGGAGTCAATAGAGACGCCTTCTAACCTATGGTATCATGTGCATAG
- the LOC126798283 gene encoding sister chromatid cohesion 1 protein 2-like — MIYSQSLLARRGPLSSIWVAAYCFKKLKKTQITETDILASIEKILHDELDGITYRVLAYLLLGVVRIYSRKVEYLSDDCNKMLIEIKKFVVNTNENAPTELLCGSYHSVTIPDRFELDAFDMGSLEDVTSGHLASQREITLIDWDGIGRLSSEKSDHVEFGACHSIFSTYYSSVGSVLSSHLMDFSMELRTSSNGAESEKIIKRVQWHRFSQEECAESNTLMTIEREPQNQVKQYGEDNETNGEILEVPHIEVPEVDTQEEVQNDEILCGNDREPSCHVITGVDHQSDREEMMELELVQQENQSSQKTREEHSLRNLKADMENMKIATFSQEPLDLDVLCVAKKIQELVCSYGEYNHNEEPTKLEDMKAPNTLKNIPEEVPDLLSVAYDGSPNTKQPDFLGVTTPKLVAVPRRVSKQLARIRRKRKCVFDDIVVLPNEVIRQSIHDAKDLVAKRRKVPKNAHAVWQTQQIGNLAQNFLEPLISNVSQELRSLLCKRKVRKLNIIPEKLNLLDCQRTGTSEKIGVVETGTVEPPEDSNVLEYPCTVRSEQADIAPDTPILCSKSIKSFHSPKSPEVPDMDLVRPETSGRMQKEPSISAEQAFPTGKVEDVQSLDTDQEHDFSLLTEESEFCEGVTPEADGCSLRTRKVVRYLHRHFTICKSRGEEEVNLLEVAERRTKKECARLFYETLVLKTRGFVDVKQADPYGDILIRKLPKWEQMWKQYSR; from the exons ATGATCTATTCACAGAGCTTGTTAGCAAGAAGAGGGCCTTTGAGCTCCATATGGGTTGCTGCTTATTGTTTTAAGAAGCTGAAGAAGACCCAGATCACAGAGACTGACATTTTAGCCTCTATTG agaaaattttacacgatgAGTTGGATGGTATCACATATAGAGTACTAGCCTACTTACTTCTTGGTGTTGTACGGATATACTCGAGAAAagttgaatatctttctgatgaTTGCAATAAAATGCTAATAGAGATCAAAAAATTTGTTGTGAACACAAATGAAAATGCACCAACAGAATTGCTCTGTGGGTCTTATCATTCTGTTACTATACCGGATAGGTTTGAACTCGATGCTTTTGATATGGGGAGCCTTGAAGATGTCACTAG TGGACATTTGGCATCTCAGAGAGAAATCACGCTTATAG ACTGGGATGGAATAGGACGACTTTCATCAGAAAAG TCTGATCATGTGGAGTTTGGTGCCTGCCACAGTATTTTCTCTACTTATTACTCCTCAGTCGGAAG TGTACTTTCATCTCACCTGATGGACTTTTCTATGGAATTACGAACATCAAGTAATGGAGCTGAATCagaaaaaatcataaaacgGGTCCAGTGGCATAGGTTCTCTCAAGAAGAATGTGCCGAGAGTAACACACTTATGACCATTGAGAGAGAACCTCAAAATCAAGTTAAGCAATATGGTGAAGATAATGAAACCAATGGAGAAATCTTAGAGGTTCCACATATAGAAGTGCCTGAAGTTGACACTCAGGAAGAAGTTCAGAATGATGAGATTCTTTGTGGGAATGATAGAGAACCCTCCTGCCATGTGATAACTGGTGTGGATCATCAAAGTGATAGAGAAGAGATGATGGAACTAGAATTGGTGCAACAAGAAAATCAGAGTTCTCAGAAAACAAGAGAAGAGCATAGTCTAAGAAACTTAAAAGCTGATATGGAGAATATGAAAATTGCGACCTTCTCACAAGAACCTCTGGACCTTGATGTGCTCTGTGTGGCCAAGAAAATTCAAGAACTTGTTTGTTCATATGGAGAATATAATCATAATGAAGAGCCAACTAAGTTAGAGGACATGAAGGCACCAAATACCTTGAAAAATATTCCGGAAGAAGTTCCTGATCTCCTCTCAGTTGCATATGATGGCAGTCCCAACACCAAGCAGCCAGATTTTCTAG GAGTTACTACACCGAAGTTGGTGGCTGTTCCCAGACGAGTGTCTAAGCAGTTGGCTAGGATTcgtaggaaaagaaaatgcgTATTTGATGATATAGTGGTGCTGCCTAATGA GGTAATAAGGCAAAGCATACATGATGCTAAAGACTTGGTTgctaaaagaagaaaagttcCCAAAAATGCTCATGCTGTTTGGCAAACTCAACAAATTGGAAATCTTGCCCAAAATTTCTTGGAGCCATTGATATCTA ACGTTTCACAAGAGCTTAGGTCCCTGTTATGCAAAAGGAAAGTCAggaaattaaatattattccAGAGAAGTTAAATCTGTTGGATTGTCAAAGGACTGGTACATCAGAGAAAATAGGTGTTGTAGAAACTGGAACTGTTGAACCTCCAGAAGACTCCAATGTGTTGGAATATCCATGTACTGTTAGATCAGAACAAGCAGATATTGCACCAGACACACCTATCCTTTGCTCAAAATCTATCAAATCATTTCATAGCCCAAAGAGTCCCGAAGTTCCTGACATGGATCTAGTAAGACCCGAGACATCTGGAAGGATGCAAAAAGAGCCATCTATAAGTGCAGAGCAAGCTTTTCCTACTGGAAAAGTAGAAGATGTACAATCTCTGGATACGGATCAAGAGCATGATTTCAGTTTGTTGACCGAG GAGTCTGAGTTTTGCGAAGGAGTTACTCCGGAAGCTG ACGGATGTTCATTGAGAACCAG AAAGGTGGTGCGGTACTTGCACAGGCATTTTACAATTTGCAAAAGTCGTGGAGAGGAAGAAGTGAACTTGTTGGAGGTTGCAGAACGAAGAACCAAGAAAGAATGCGCGAGGCTATTTTATGAGACCCTG GTATTGAAAACTAGAGGGTTTGTAGATGTGAAGCAAGCTGATCCCTACGGCGACATTCTGATAAGGAAACTTCCAAAATGGGAGCAAATGTGGAAGCAATATAGTCGATAG